A genomic segment from Chelonoidis abingdonii isolate Lonesome George chromosome 24, CheloAbing_2.0, whole genome shotgun sequence encodes:
- the PDCL gene encoding phosducin-like protein: MDTMTPLDDKLLGEKLQYYYSSSEEEDSEKEDEVGGSTVPEVVDGEVELSSDGTAVNTGPKGVINDWRRFKQLETEQREEQCREMERLIKKLSMTCRSHMDEEEDKQKQKELQEKISGKMTLQEYNMIHDGKDDEEFLQQYRKQRMEEMRQQLHNGQQFKKVFEIISGEGFLDTVDKEHKNTLIMIHIYEDDIPGTESVNGCMICLAAEYPTVKFCRVKSSLIGASTRFTNNALPALLIYKGGELIGNFVRITDQLGEDFFAVDLEAFLQECGLLPEKDLLMMTSICNPSACYSEDSDLEID, encoded by the exons ATG GATACAATGACTCCGTTAGATGATAAACTGCTTGGTGAGAAGCTCCAGTACTACTACAGCAGCAGTGAGGAAGAAGACAGTGAGAAGGAAGATGAAGTCGGAGGGAGCACCGTCCCTGAGGTGGTTGATGGGGAGGTGGAGCTGAGTAGCGATGGCACTGCAGTTAACACAG GTCCAAAGGGTGTCATAAATGATTGGCGAAGATTCAAACAACTGGAGACGGAGCAGCGAGAGGAGCAGTGTAGAGAGATGGAACGACTTATAAAAAAGTTATCCATGACCTGCAGATCTCACATGGATGAAGAGGAGGATAAACAGAAGCAGAAAGAACTTCAGGAAAAAATCAGTGGAAAG ATGACTTTACAAGAATATAACATGATTCATGATGGCAAAGATGATGAAGAGTTTTTACAGCAATACAGGAAGCAGCGAATGGAGGAGATGAGGCAGCAGCTGCATAATGGGCAGCAGTTTAAGAAGGTTTTTGAGATCATCAGTGGGGAAGGGTTTTTGGACACAGTTGATAAAGAACACAAGAACACGTTGATCATGATCCACATCTATGAAGATGACATCCCTGGCACTGAATCTGTGAATGGCTGCATGATCTGTCTTGCTGCTGAGTACCCAACAGTCAAATTTTGTCGAGTTAAGAGTTCCCTGATTGGTGCCAGCACTCGCTTTACTAATAATGCTCTACCTGCTTTGCTCATCTACAAGGGAGGAGAGTTAATTGGCAACTTTGTCCGAATCACCGACCAGCTTGGAGAAGATTTTTTTGCCGTGGACCTGGAGGCTTTTTTACAGGAGTGTGGTCTGCTCCCAGAGAAGGATCTGCTGATGATGACTTCCATATGTAACCCATCTGCATGTTATAGTGAAGACAGTGATTTGGAGATAGACTGA